agggatcccagtcacatgcggaggttttgccccaggcttcgaggtagaccagtaaagcagggtcaacagcctatgcttaccggactagTTGCtacaccagtagtccgaccaccgagaggcggaggacaggtgggtaggggtcatcctaggggtggaggtcagccaggcgaagGCCAgtcagttggcgctccagctcggttctatgcttttccggctagaccagatacagaggcctcagatgtcgtgatttcaagtattatttctgcttgtggcaaagatgcctcagtattatttgatccaggatctacgtattcagaTGTgttatctctatttgctccattcctgggtttttctcgtgagtccttgagtgctcatgtttatatgtccactcctgtgggcgattctgttgttgtgaaccggatctaccggtcttgtattattacattctgcagTTActaaactagagcagatctcatattgcttgagatgaccgattttgaaattattctgggcatggactggttgtctccataacatgctattctagattgtc
The DNA window shown above is from Nicotiana tomentosiformis chromosome 8, ASM39032v3, whole genome shotgun sequence and carries:
- the LOC138897058 gene encoding uncharacterized protein, translating into MRRFCPRLRGRPVKQGQQPMLTGLVATPVVRPPRGGGQVGRGHPRGGGQPGEGQSVGAPARFYAFPARPDTEASDVVISSIISACGKDASVLFDPGSTYSDVLSLFAPFLGFSRESLSAHVYMSTPVGDSVVVNRIYRSCIITFCSY